One part of the Thiomicrospira cyclica ALM1 genome encodes these proteins:
- a CDS encoding DUF1840 family protein, producing MIVFRTSHHADVKMFDDLAKFAINKMGASDALPSALSGELLAESCEKLRLAREQAQKTAATWGEDGVALAVRLAPLEALLAYAVASNQSVMWESTAW from the coding sequence ATGATTGTATTTCGTACTTCACACCACGCCGATGTCAAGATGTTTGATGACTTAGCTAAGTTTGCCATTAATAAAATGGGTGCAAGTGACGCACTGCCAAGCGCTTTGTCAGGTGAACTGCTTGCTGAGAGTTGCGAAAAACTAAGACTAGCCCGTGAGCAGGCGCAAAAAACGGCCGCAACTTGGGGAGAAGATGGTGTGGCTTTGGCGGTTCGATTAGCGCCTTTAGAAGCCTTGCTTGCTTATGCGGTTGCTAGTAACCAATCAGTGATGTGGGAGAGCACAGCTTGGTAA
- the rnd gene encoding ribonuclease D — protein MNFQLITDDQGLNSLCNQLQQHKWLAVDTEFMRQDTFFAQLAMVQIATPTLDVYLIDPLSISNLDNLWALLANQTILKVFHAARQDLEVLYQQADRMPSPIFDTQLAGVFLGLGDQVGYARLVEELCQEKLNKDQARTPWLDRPLNPEQLAYAAADVWFLAQAYPKIIRQLSPTQRQALEADFDAISNPELYRINPDQAWLRIKFSSGLSPKQSALLKHITAWRETQAVSSNQPRKWIISDDAILQLAKRPVREVQDLYKLNQFDGELIRHHGESLIQIVDNTLQNPDTWPSLAPQKPLTSEQQTLLAILQAISQQVAQEQGIHLPNLANKQELTALLLNQPSQLNQGWRYLILGKMLQQFMQGQLHLRIDNKTQPLHPKLLLTNPNP, from the coding sequence ATGAATTTCCAGCTCATTACTGATGACCAAGGCCTTAATAGCCTTTGCAACCAACTACAACAGCACAAATGGCTTGCTGTGGATACCGAGTTTATGCGTCAAGATACTTTTTTTGCGCAGCTGGCGATGGTACAAATTGCCACTCCCACTCTTGATGTTTACTTAATTGATCCTTTATCGATTAGTAATTTAGACAATCTATGGGCACTGTTGGCCAATCAAACCATTCTGAAAGTTTTCCATGCCGCGCGCCAAGATCTTGAAGTGTTATATCAACAAGCTGATCGGATGCCATCACCCATTTTCGATACCCAGCTCGCTGGTGTTTTTTTAGGTCTTGGTGATCAAGTAGGCTATGCACGACTCGTTGAAGAGCTCTGCCAAGAAAAACTGAACAAGGACCAGGCCAGAACACCCTGGTTAGACCGTCCCCTAAACCCAGAACAATTAGCCTATGCGGCGGCAGATGTTTGGTTTTTGGCACAAGCCTATCCCAAAATTATTCGGCAACTCTCACCCACTCAGCGTCAAGCCCTAGAAGCCGACTTTGATGCGATAAGCAACCCCGAACTCTATCGGATTAACCCGGATCAAGCCTGGTTACGCATTAAATTTTCGTCCGGTTTATCACCGAAACAAAGTGCCTTACTAAAACACATAACTGCTTGGCGGGAAACGCAAGCCGTATCGAGCAATCAACCACGCAAATGGATTATCTCTGATGATGCGATTCTCCAGTTGGCCAAGCGCCCCGTTCGCGAAGTACAGGATCTGTATAAATTGAACCAATTTGATGGTGAGCTGATCCGTCACCATGGTGAAAGCCTTATCCAAATTGTCGATAACACTCTTCAAAACCCAGACACCTGGCCAAGCCTTGCACCTCAAAAACCTTTAACATCAGAACAACAAACCCTACTGGCTATTTTGCAGGCCATTAGTCAACAGGTCGCGCAAGAGCAAGGGATTCATCTACCCAACCTGGCCAATAAACAGGAATTAACCGCGCTGTTGCTAAACCAACCCTCACAACTGAATCAGGGCTGGCGGTATTTAATACTTGGGAAAATGCTTCAGCAATTTATGCAAGGGCAGCTCCATTTACGAATTGATAATAAAACTCAGCCCCTTCACCCTAAACTTCTATTAACCAACCCTAATCCATAA
- the ubiB gene encoding ubiquinone biosynthesis regulatory protein kinase UbiB, with translation MNLIKQIVRLIKINRIVTHYRLDDMVLSQSKYQALVWLNRILLPWNWRPRHTGERGVRLRLALEELGPIFIKLGQALSTRKDLLPEDISVELTKLQDDCPPFDETHSRQIIEKGLKRSIKEAYAEFEATPMASASMAQVHAARLHSGEEVVIKVVRPDIKPVIEQDVSIMFTLARLLELAVKESRRLHPTEVVGEFEKTILDEMDMMREAANAAQLKRNFEGSDLLYVPEIYWSHTNENVITMERIYGTRISETEKLIEQGIDLTDLSAKGVTIFFTQVFKHNFFHADMHPGNIFVLPDGRYAAIDFGIMGTLTPEDQRYLAENFLAFFNRDYLRVSELHIESEWVPKDTRVNELESAIRAVCEPIWDRPLKEISFGLFLMRLFQTARRFGMEVQPQLVLLQKTLLNIEGLGRQLDDELDLWDTAKPFLEDWMQERVGLKSLLKNTKRNLPFWIENAPQLPGLVHSVLNKAAHGQLELHSGQIARLEQALENQAKQQRRRAIAVALVAVAAYLEWQAAGQTAVQNLSYIWIQVGLLISAAWLVLKTDSPNSK, from the coding sequence ATGAACCTCATCAAACAAATCGTCCGTTTAATAAAAATTAACCGTATAGTCACCCATTATCGTCTTGATGACATGGTATTAAGCCAAAGTAAATATCAGGCACTCGTATGGCTAAACCGTATTCTCTTACCCTGGAACTGGCGTCCGCGCCATACTGGGGAGCGCGGTGTGCGTTTACGTTTAGCGCTGGAAGAGCTCGGACCTATTTTCATTAAGCTGGGTCAAGCCCTGTCAACGCGTAAAGACCTGTTGCCGGAAGACATCTCGGTCGAGCTGACTAAACTGCAAGACGATTGCCCACCGTTTGACGAAACCCATTCGCGCCAAATTATTGAAAAGGGCCTCAAACGCTCAATCAAAGAAGCCTATGCCGAATTTGAAGCAACACCGATGGCCTCTGCGTCGATGGCTCAAGTTCACGCCGCGCGTTTGCATAGCGGTGAAGAGGTCGTGATTAAAGTCGTGCGCCCGGATATTAAACCAGTGATTGAGCAAGACGTGTCGATTATGTTTACTCTAGCGCGTTTGTTAGAGTTAGCCGTCAAGGAAAGTCGCCGTTTACACCCAACCGAGGTGGTTGGTGAGTTTGAAAAAACCATCCTTGATGAAATGGACATGATGCGAGAAGCCGCCAATGCCGCGCAACTTAAACGCAATTTTGAAGGCTCAGACCTACTTTATGTGCCGGAAATCTATTGGTCTCACACCAATGAAAACGTCATAACTATGGAGCGTATTTACGGTACGCGCATTTCTGAAACTGAAAAATTAATTGAACAAGGCATCGATCTCACTGACCTCTCTGCTAAAGGCGTGACAATCTTCTTTACTCAGGTGTTTAAACACAACTTTTTTCACGCCGATATGCATCCAGGCAATATTTTTGTGCTACCCGATGGCCGTTATGCCGCGATTGACTTTGGCATTATGGGTACGCTCACGCCGGAAGATCAGCGTTATTTAGCGGAGAACTTTTTAGCCTTCTTTAACCGTGATTACTTGCGCGTGTCGGAGCTACATATTGAATCCGAGTGGGTACCAAAAGATACCCGTGTTAACGAACTCGAATCGGCGATCCGTGCCGTATGTGAACCGATTTGGGATCGACCGCTGAAAGAGATTTCATTTGGATTATTCTTAATGCGTCTGTTCCAAACCGCGCGCCGCTTTGGCATGGAAGTACAACCGCAATTGGTGTTATTGCAAAAAACCCTGCTTAATATTGAAGGCTTAGGCCGTCAATTGGATGATGAGCTGGATTTATGGGATACCGCTAAACCCTTCTTAGAAGATTGGATGCAAGAGCGTGTCGGCCTCAAGAGCTTGCTAAAAAACACCAAGCGTAACCTACCCTTCTGGATTGAAAATGCGCCGCAACTACCAGGCCTAGTGCATTCAGTGTTAAACAAAGCCGCACATGGCCAATTAGAATTACATTCTGGCCAAATTGCACGTTTAGAGCAAGCCTTGGAGAATCAAGCCAAGCAACAACGTCGGCGCGCGATTGCCGTTGCGTTGGTTGCTGTTGCTGCTTATTTGGAGTGGCAGGCGGCGGGTCAAACCGCCGTCCAGAACCTATCCTATATATGGATACAAGTAGGCCTGCTGATTAGTGCGGCTTGGTTAGTGCTTAAAACTGATAGTCCAAACTCAAAGTAA
- the ubiE gene encoding bifunctional demethylmenaquinone methyltransferase/2-methoxy-6-polyprenyl-1,4-benzoquinol methylase UbiE has translation MSAKDTRETIDFGFSQVPLQEKVKKVKGVFDSVAKNYDVMNDVMSMGIHRLWKQQTMALSGIRPGMTVLDLAGGTGDLSLAMAKKVGKDGTVVLADINESMLRVGRDRLIDAGVGAQVKFNVANAEALSFPDNHFDVVTMAFGLRNVTHKEQALAEIYRVLKPGGQALILEFSKVHNPLLSQAYDIYSFNILPKMGKLIAKDEASYQYLAESIRMHPDQETLKTMMVTAGFDRATYVNMTGGIVALHRGWKF, from the coding sequence ATGAGCGCTAAAGATACTCGTGAAACCATCGACTTTGGCTTTAGCCAAGTGCCCCTCCAAGAGAAGGTTAAAAAAGTTAAAGGGGTATTCGACTCGGTTGCCAAAAACTATGATGTTATGAACGATGTGATGTCGATGGGCATTCATCGCTTGTGGAAACAGCAAACCATGGCGCTGAGCGGGATTCGTCCGGGCATGACAGTGCTTGATCTAGCTGGTGGCACAGGCGATTTAAGTCTTGCCATGGCAAAAAAAGTGGGTAAAGACGGCACGGTCGTACTCGCCGACATCAACGAATCCATGTTACGAGTAGGTCGCGATCGCTTGATTGATGCCGGCGTCGGTGCGCAGGTTAAATTTAATGTTGCTAATGCCGAAGCGCTCAGCTTTCCTGATAATCACTTTGATGTGGTCACAATGGCCTTCGGATTGCGAAATGTGACCCATAAAGAGCAAGCCCTCGCCGAAATTTATCGGGTGCTAAAACCCGGTGGTCAAGCGCTGATTTTAGAGTTTTCCAAAGTGCATAACCCGCTACTGAGCCAGGCTTATGATATCTACTCTTTTAATATCCTTCCCAAGATGGGCAAATTAATTGCGAAAGACGAAGCCAGCTACCAATACCTAGCCGAGTCGATTAGAATGCACCCTGATCAGGAAACCCTCAAAACTATGATGGTGACCGCCGGCTTTGATCGCGCAACCTATGTAAATATGACCGGTGGCATTGTCGCCCTACATCGTGGCTGGAAATTCTAA
- the mpl gene encoding UDP-N-acetylmuramate:L-alanyl-gamma-D-glutamyl-meso-diaminopimelate ligase, whose translation MRVHILGIAGTFMGGVAQLAQALGHEVSGSDKAIYPPMSDQLSAAGIRVMDLDDLSFLDQDVDLVVIGNAMTRGMLAVEATLNRHQAYCSGPEWLSRYLLKDRWVLGVAGTHGKTSTSAMLAWILESAGLAPGFLIGGVPENFGQSARLGSAPFFVVEADEYDTAFFDKRSKFVHYHPRTLVLNNLEFDHADIFSDLAAIQTQFHHLIRTVPSNGLVVMPADEPALDTVLDRGCWTQVCRHSSLQSTPNAHWHYVLIEPDASVFEVWFKERLQGVVRWSLSGEHNARNGMSAIVAAQHAGVPVAQAIEALAGFKGVKRRMTHLASMADINLYDDFAHHPTAIATTLVGQKAKITAAPSPRRLVAVCEPRSNTMRMGVFSEQLVSAFDAADKVMLYIDPKWGWDLPESARFKRHIQIFSSYEALYDGLMSQLKKGDDVVFMSNGSFAGLPTKVTKGLKQTMKELGVVH comes from the coding sequence ATGCGCGTTCATATTTTAGGTATTGCGGGAACATTTATGGGCGGTGTTGCGCAATTAGCGCAGGCGCTGGGACATGAGGTAAGCGGTTCAGATAAAGCTATTTATCCCCCTATGAGTGATCAGTTGTCAGCAGCAGGCATTAGGGTAATGGATTTAGATGATCTCAGTTTTCTAGATCAAGATGTTGATCTTGTTGTTATTGGTAATGCGATGACCCGAGGCATGCTGGCGGTAGAGGCAACTCTTAATCGACACCAGGCGTATTGTTCGGGACCCGAGTGGTTATCCAGATATTTATTAAAGGACCGTTGGGTGCTGGGTGTGGCCGGAACTCATGGCAAAACAAGTACTTCAGCGATGTTGGCGTGGATTTTAGAGTCAGCAGGCCTGGCGCCAGGTTTTTTGATTGGTGGTGTACCAGAAAATTTTGGCCAGTCTGCTCGTTTAGGTTCAGCACCTTTTTTTGTTGTTGAGGCTGATGAATACGATACGGCGTTTTTTGATAAACGCTCAAAATTCGTCCATTATCATCCTAGAACACTTGTATTGAATAATTTGGAATTTGATCATGCTGACATTTTTAGTGATTTGGCGGCCATTCAAACGCAGTTCCATCACTTGATTCGAACCGTACCTAGTAATGGTCTAGTAGTGATGCCTGCTGATGAACCTGCGTTGGACACGGTGCTTGATCGAGGCTGTTGGACACAGGTCTGTCGTCATAGTTCTTTGCAATCTACCCCCAATGCACATTGGCATTATGTTCTTATTGAGCCAGATGCGAGTGTATTTGAAGTCTGGTTTAAGGAGCGTCTGCAAGGAGTAGTGCGTTGGTCGCTTAGCGGTGAACATAATGCGCGTAATGGCATGAGTGCTATTGTCGCTGCTCAGCATGCAGGCGTTCCAGTTGCGCAAGCGATTGAGGCTTTAGCCGGCTTTAAAGGGGTTAAACGCCGAATGACGCACCTTGCAAGTATGGCAGATATCAATTTATACGATGATTTTGCTCATCATCCAACGGCCATCGCTACGACCTTAGTTGGGCAGAAAGCTAAAATAACGGCCGCGCCATCACCGCGGCGATTGGTGGCGGTCTGTGAGCCGCGTTCTAATACGATGCGAATGGGTGTATTCAGTGAGCAGTTGGTATCCGCATTTGATGCGGCCGATAAGGTTATGCTGTATATCGACCCGAAATGGGGCTGGGATCTGCCTGAGTCAGCTCGTTTTAAACGTCATATTCAAATATTTTCAAGTTACGAAGCCCTTTATGACGGATTAATGTCTCAGCTTAAAAAGGGCGATGACGTGGTCTTTATGAGCAACGGGAGTTTTGCCGGATTGCCAACTAAGGTTACCAAAGGTCTAAAACAGACCATGAAAGAACTTGGTGTTGTACATTAA
- a CDS encoding TonB-dependent receptor, producing the protein MALSLAGFVNPTSWAFGDEAAALAEWQAFLNQQTELVTRTKLNADYVPGSITVLHGETLVMNGARILADALALAPNFDMQINLLGQRVIVMRGVGAAFSNSSVKVMLDGVNTVHASQGFAQTLLHMPIEQIERIEIIRGAATVVHGDDAVAGVINIITHDSAQAHLATGSKGYRSASITQGSEFGSGRLRLNLSAWGHGATGVRAEGDAVTVSGFEQYSSAPGRVNNQRAFEQLQLGWHNETTQLNFAYNRLRTGDFYGVIEFLPPSSDRYAQNYEDYLIRLNHEESVTPNLRSVTQLSLGQLSYELDTLYVPKTFIGTDFDDASARGFSDFIYRQTYLNQVREQQVQLEQQFVYDVSDTHRLLLGFDVRWVEITHANAKGIQNKDQDAHENVRARLGSTGDRHYRLAMFLQDEWRISPTFTLTSGLRLQQQWLNYTDRSKDNDKMTNPWQELEVRQVTPKLAAVWQVAPSHILKAQFSQSHVTPPIGQVTYVGNLANTAIRPEAAKTDHYELGYIYAGPVHTQRITFYHSEFDQLTHGTNYFHYFRPLSASGFGQEDYPGMRQIRARGIEWDSDFRFGYRWRGFASVSFNHTDDLAGNAVVGSRPYLGNLGLDYRLSDAIHLAGNVSYGGAMAIEPYDDRERFASYWVWNLAANYNLPKTGWRARFVVNNLTDVAVASPSPINIDLSGLAEKPTAPYAAGYLSPGRQFTLSLDYQF; encoded by the coding sequence ATGGCACTGAGCCTCGCGGGATTCGTTAATCCAACGAGTTGGGCTTTCGGTGATGAAGCCGCCGCCTTAGCCGAGTGGCAGGCGTTTTTAAATCAGCAAACCGAACTCGTTACCCGAACTAAGCTGAATGCTGATTATGTTCCGGGGTCAATAACGGTATTGCATGGCGAAACCTTGGTGATGAATGGTGCTCGCATCCTTGCTGACGCTTTGGCACTGGCGCCTAATTTTGATATGCAAATTAATCTGTTGGGACAGCGTGTCATAGTCATGCGTGGTGTGGGTGCGGCTTTTTCGAATTCCAGCGTGAAGGTGATGCTGGACGGGGTTAATACGGTGCACGCCAGCCAGGGGTTTGCGCAAACTTTGTTACATATGCCCATTGAGCAGATTGAGCGTATCGAGATTATTCGCGGTGCCGCGACGGTAGTGCACGGTGATGATGCGGTTGCCGGGGTAATTAACATCATTACACATGATAGTGCGCAAGCGCATTTAGCAACGGGCTCGAAGGGTTATCGTTCAGCGAGCATCACTCAAGGCAGCGAGTTTGGCAGTGGGCGTTTGCGGTTAAATTTGAGTGCATGGGGGCATGGGGCAACCGGTGTGCGAGCAGAAGGTGATGCGGTGACGGTATCTGGTTTTGAGCAATACTCTTCGGCACCAGGACGAGTCAATAACCAACGCGCTTTTGAGCAGCTTCAACTGGGTTGGCATAATGAAACAACCCAGCTAAACTTTGCCTATAATCGCTTGCGTACCGGTGATTTTTATGGCGTGATTGAGTTTTTACCGCCAAGTAGTGATCGCTATGCGCAGAATTATGAAGATTATTTGATACGTTTAAACCACGAAGAATCAGTAACACCCAATCTAAGAAGTGTGACGCAATTGTCGCTTGGGCAGCTGAGTTACGAATTGGATACGCTTTATGTGCCAAAAACTTTTATTGGTACTGACTTTGACGACGCGTCAGCTCGAGGTTTTAGTGATTTCATTTATCGCCAAACCTATTTAAACCAAGTCCGTGAACAGCAAGTTCAACTGGAGCAACAGTTTGTTTATGATGTGAGTGATACGCATCGTTTGTTGTTAGGTTTTGACGTTCGTTGGGTTGAAATCACCCATGCCAATGCGAAGGGTATTCAGAATAAAGATCAAGATGCCCATGAAAATGTTAGAGCTCGCCTTGGTTCAACAGGCGATAGGCATTATCGCCTAGCAATGTTTTTGCAAGATGAGTGGCGTATTTCACCAACCTTTACACTAACTTCAGGGCTGCGCTTGCAACAGCAGTGGCTGAACTATACTGATCGTTCAAAGGATAATGACAAGATGACCAACCCCTGGCAGGAGTTAGAGGTTAGACAGGTCACCCCAAAGTTGGCTGCCGTTTGGCAAGTCGCACCCAGTCATATTTTAAAAGCACAGTTTAGTCAAAGTCATGTGACACCACCGATTGGCCAAGTTACCTATGTCGGTAATTTAGCTAATACGGCGATTCGGCCAGAGGCGGCTAAAACAGATCATTATGAACTGGGTTATATTTATGCTGGTCCTGTTCATACACAGCGGATAACCTTTTATCATTCCGAGTTTGATCAGTTGACCCATGGTACCAATTATTTTCATTACTTCAGACCTTTAAGCGCAAGTGGTTTTGGCCAGGAGGATTATCCAGGTATGAGACAAATTCGGGCGAGGGGCATTGAGTGGGATAGTGACTTCCGCTTTGGCTATCGTTGGCGAGGTTTTGCGAGTGTCAGTTTTAATCACACGGATGATTTAGCAGGCAACGCCGTGGTGGGTTCAAGACCATACCTTGGCAACTTAGGTTTGGATTATCGACTTAGTGATGCGATTCACTTAGCAGGCAATGTGTCTTATGGCGGAGCGATGGCAATAGAGCCTTATGATGATCGTGAACGTTTTGCAAGCTATTGGGTATGGAATTTAGCCGCAAATTATAATTTACCGAAAACAGGCTGGCGGGCACGTTTTGTGGTGAACAACCTAACAGATGTGGCGGTCGCCAGCCCTTCGCCGATTAATATTGACTTGAGCGGTTTAGCAGAAAAACCAACCGCACCTTATGCGGCTGGTTATTTAAGCCCTGGCCGCCAATTTACTTTGAGTTTGGACTATCAGTTTTAA
- a CDS encoding DUF2189 domain-containing protein, whose product MSGHTQTYGHLSTDEHVHDHVTEQGEHIISTDAKVSDIGRWLKRGWQDMAEMPGISFFYGAIMALSVVLVYFSFRNNPIHMFTIATVFVMLSPFLATGLYYAAKQLEEGNKPKLLDSMVSWKSNAGDIGFYAAVLGVITAAWAIFTPLLAAIVAQSHGLLIVDPSLGLMGFVLSEAGVKFMAYFVVLAVALTAFVFTISVVTIPLLMKDKNIGAVQAMILSFQISMENKFVMAVWASVIAVLIAIAIFSLGLGMLIVMPLLGYASWHAFTDLVKIVPASQE is encoded by the coding sequence ATGTCTGGTCATACTCAAACTTATGGACATCTATCTACTGACGAACATGTCCATGATCATGTCACCGAACAAGGTGAACATATCATTTCTACTGATGCTAAGGTGTCTGATATTGGGCGTTGGCTAAAACGCGGCTGGCAAGATATGGCAGAAATGCCAGGAATATCATTTTTCTATGGCGCTATTATGGCACTATCGGTCGTACTTGTTTATTTTTCTTTCCGTAATAATCCGATTCACATGTTTACGATTGCAACGGTATTTGTGATGCTGTCACCTTTCCTTGCAACCGGTTTATATTATGCTGCTAAACAATTGGAGGAAGGTAACAAACCCAAGTTACTAGATTCCATGGTGTCGTGGAAGTCAAATGCGGGTGATATTGGATTCTACGCCGCCGTGTTAGGCGTTATTACCGCAGCTTGGGCTATCTTTACTCCACTTCTTGCCGCGATCGTTGCACAGTCGCATGGCTTGTTAATTGTTGACCCATCATTGGGCCTCATGGGGTTTGTATTATCTGAAGCTGGCGTAAAATTCATGGCATATTTTGTGGTTTTGGCTGTTGCGCTAACCGCATTTGTTTTCACTATTAGTGTAGTTACTATTCCGCTGTTGATGAAAGATAAAAACATTGGTGCGGTACAGGCAATGATTCTTAGCTTCCAAATCTCAATGGAAAATAAATTTGTGATGGCGGTATGGGCATCGGTTATTGCTGTGCTAATTGCAATAGCTATTTTTTCACTAGGTTTGGGGATGTTAATTGTCATGCCACTTTTAGGCTACGCTAGTTGGCATGCTTTTACCGATCTCGTGAAAATAGTACCTGCCTCGCAAGAATAA
- a CDS encoding gamma-butyrobetaine hydroxylase-like domain-containing protein encodes MTTAIPVEIKLHQVSRKLEIVFDDDQSFIYTAEFLRVYSQSAEVTGHAPGQEKLQLDKQDVAIEAISPVGNYAIRLHFDDGHDSGIYTWERLYDLGENYQACWVDYLRRLMRAGHSHPDLTRLKKEAGK; translated from the coding sequence ATGACCACAGCTATACCGGTTGAAATCAAACTCCATCAAGTGTCGCGTAAATTAGAAATAGTCTTTGATGATGATCAAAGCTTCATCTACACCGCGGAATTTTTGCGAGTCTATTCGCAATCGGCAGAGGTCACAGGACACGCGCCAGGACAAGAAAAACTGCAGTTAGATAAACAGGATGTGGCGATTGAAGCCATCAGCCCGGTTGGAAACTACGCGATTCGCCTCCACTTTGATGATGGCCACGACAGTGGTATTTACACCTGGGAACGTTTGTATGATCTTGGCGAAAATTACCAGGCTTGCTGGGTCGATTATTTGCGGCGCTTGATGCGTGCCGGCCATAGCCACCCTGATTTAACCCGACTTAAAAAGGAAGCAGGAAAATGA
- a CDS encoding 6-phosphofructokinase, which translates to MHNALYAQAGGVTAVINVSAAGVIETLRQYNTPRIYAAINGIQGLLDEELVDLTQINDAELERLKCLPGGAFQACRFDLDTLEKRPDQYERLLQIFSYYDIGTFFYNGGNGSMLTAQKVADYCQSKGYPLRCIGVAKTIDNDLAMSYCSPGFGSAAKFLASHFLQATLDIQSMSASSTKFFVMEAMGRNVGWLALSAGLVKDVIADLPLIILPAERAFNEQRFLHKVSQLIDKHGYCVCMASEGLCDTEGQCLSVAREEHAHGKVYRQFGGVAQKLAQLVEQALQVKTHSANPDYLQRSSALCVSATDWQMAYEAGAAAVHAAQQGEHGVLPIIEKVQDQPFTWRFKSYPLADVAELELRVPDDYISDDGMDITDAGLAYLRPLVMGERPMIWRQGLPALQPLNWKRIAKSLPSFATDKN; encoded by the coding sequence ATGCACAATGCCCTTTACGCCCAAGCCGGTGGCGTGACTGCCGTCATAAATGTCAGCGCGGCGGGCGTTATCGAAACCTTACGCCAATACAATACGCCACGCATCTATGCGGCGATCAATGGCATTCAAGGTTTATTAGATGAAGAGTTGGTCGATTTAACTCAAATAAACGATGCCGAACTAGAACGTCTTAAGTGTCTACCTGGCGGTGCATTTCAAGCCTGTCGCTTTGATTTGGATACGCTAGAAAAACGTCCCGATCAATACGAACGCCTACTGCAAATTTTTAGCTATTACGATATTGGCACATTTTTTTACAACGGCGGCAATGGATCCATGCTGACCGCACAAAAAGTCGCTGACTATTGCCAGTCGAAAGGTTATCCACTTCGCTGTATTGGCGTAGCAAAAACTATAGATAACGATCTAGCCATGAGCTACTGCAGCCCCGGCTTTGGCAGTGCCGCCAAATTCCTTGCCAGTCACTTTCTACAAGCAACGCTAGACATCCAATCGATGTCAGCCAGCTCAACTAAGTTTTTTGTTATGGAAGCAATGGGGCGCAATGTGGGCTGGCTCGCTCTTTCAGCAGGCCTGGTTAAGGATGTTATAGCCGACTTACCGCTGATTATTTTGCCCGCAGAGCGTGCCTTCAATGAACAACGCTTCTTACATAAAGTTTCTCAGCTAATTGATAAGCACGGCTATTGTGTATGCATGGCATCAGAGGGACTTTGTGATACCGAGGGGCAGTGTTTGTCTGTTGCTCGCGAAGAACATGCGCACGGGAAAGTTTATCGCCAATTTGGTGGTGTTGCCCAAAAGCTCGCCCAGCTAGTGGAACAAGCTCTTCAGGTAAAAACACACAGTGCGAACCCAGACTACTTACAGCGTTCTTCGGCATTATGTGTATCTGCGACAGATTGGCAAATGGCTTACGAGGCTGGTGCGGCAGCTGTTCACGCCGCACAACAAGGCGAGCACGGCGTATTACCGATTATCGAAAAAGTACAAGATCAGCCGTTTACTTGGCGCTTTAAAAGCTATCCACTGGCCGATGTCGCTGAATTAGAATTACGCGTACCTGATGACTATATTAGCGACGATGGCATGGATATAACCGATGCTGGCTTGGCTTATTTAAGACCGCTTGTTATGGGCGAACGGCCCATGATATGGCGCCAAGGATTGCCGGCCCTTCAACCACTCAACTGGAAACGCATCGCCAAGTCCCTGCCCAGCTTTGCAACGGATAAAAATTAG